In the genome of Rhodoplanes sp. Z2-YC6860, one region contains:
- a CDS encoding DUF2950 domain-containing protein: MTVSSARRPSWWLVICVSALIAMAAQPANSQQSFKSPHEAVDVLIAAAKADSDDRAIAVLGSQGRDIISSGDIVADKAARTNFLSNFEAKHKIVLEGDNKAVLVIGSGDWPFPIPMIRKDGAWQFDTESGRREILYRRIGSNELDAIQVCLAYVDAQNEYAAADPQGTDLHAYAQRIVSTPGKRDGLYWPDVQGSPKSPLGELVARASAAGYRTDKQVPFHGYYYRILTGQGPAASGGAYDYVVRGKMIGGFALLAYPARYGNSGVMTFVVNHDGAIYQKDLGPNTDRVASDIKLFNPDHTWKRVESAAK; the protein is encoded by the coding sequence ATGACCGTAAGCAGCGCACGTAGACCGTCGTGGTGGCTTGTCATTTGTGTGAGCGCTTTGATCGCGATGGCGGCGCAACCGGCGAACTCACAGCAATCATTCAAATCGCCCCATGAAGCGGTGGACGTGTTGATCGCTGCCGCAAAGGCCGACAGCGACGATCGCGCCATCGCAGTGTTGGGCTCCCAAGGTCGCGATATCATCTCGTCGGGCGACATCGTTGCCGACAAGGCCGCCCGGACAAATTTTCTCAGTAACTTTGAAGCGAAGCACAAGATCGTTCTCGAAGGAGACAATAAAGCTGTCCTCGTGATCGGTTCAGGCGATTGGCCATTTCCAATTCCGATGATTCGTAAGGACGGCGCATGGCAGTTTGATACGGAAAGCGGTCGCCGAGAGATCCTGTATCGCCGTATTGGCAGCAACGAACTCGACGCAATCCAGGTCTGTCTCGCTTACGTCGACGCGCAAAATGAATACGCGGCTGCCGACCCACAAGGCACCGACCTGCACGCTTACGCACAGCGCATCGTGAGCACGCCCGGCAAACGCGATGGGCTGTACTGGCCGGATGTGCAAGGCAGTCCGAAAAGTCCTCTTGGCGAGCTTGTGGCGCGCGCGTCGGCAGCGGGCTATCGCACCGATAAACAGGTGCCATTCCACGGCTATTACTATCGGATTTTGACCGGGCAGGGCCCAGCCGCATCCGGTGGCGCTTACGATTATGTCGTTCGCGGCAAGATGATTGGAGGATTTGCACTACTGGCCTATCCGGCCCGCTACGGGAATTCTGGAGTCATGACCTTCGTCGTCAATCACGACGGCGCCATCTATCAGAAGGACCTCGGACCGAATACGGATCGAGTTGCCTCGGACATCAAGCTGTTCAATCCCGATCATACGTGGAAGCGTGTGGAGAGCGCGGCCAAGTAG
- a CDS encoding outer membrane protein translates to MNRLAISAMTFLAATFAAQAADLPPAPTYKEPAVLLPTFTWTGLYLGGELGWMQTDPKFTPGAVVPGAAFVASSLPVGDKQGLSYGFLAGYNYQIGQFVVGVEGDFTGWTVGTMRSTAITGDFITAQSRWGGAIRGRLGYAADHALFYLAGGAALASTKIAATTTGYSIGGDDTRWGWTIGGGVDYAFTDHWFTGLAYRYTQYDSKIFAYPIGFQNLGIVGFKQEMSDQRVTVRIGYKF, encoded by the coding sequence ATGAACAGACTTGCGATATCAGCAATGACTTTTCTTGCGGCCACGTTCGCAGCGCAAGCGGCCGACCTGCCGCCCGCGCCGACTTACAAGGAGCCCGCCGTGCTGCTCCCGACGTTCACTTGGACCGGGCTTTATCTTGGAGGCGAGCTCGGATGGATGCAGACCGACCCCAAGTTTACGCCGGGTGCGGTCGTGCCAGGCGCGGCCTTTGTTGCGTCGTCGCTGCCTGTCGGTGACAAGCAGGGCCTGAGCTATGGTTTTCTGGCTGGCTACAATTATCAAATCGGTCAGTTCGTTGTTGGCGTCGAAGGCGACTTTACCGGGTGGACGGTTGGGACCATGCGTTCGACGGCCATCACCGGCGACTTCATCACCGCGCAAAGCAGATGGGGCGGCGCAATCCGCGGGCGACTGGGCTATGCCGCGGACCACGCGTTGTTCTATCTGGCCGGCGGTGCCGCGCTCGCGTCCACGAAAATCGCTGCGACGACTACAGGCTATTCGATCGGCGGCGACGACACTCGCTGGGGCTGGACGATAGGGGGCGGCGTGGACTACGCGTTCACGGACCACTGGTTTACCGGTCTTGCATACCGTTACACGCAGTATGATTCGAAGATTTTTGCCTATCCCATAGGCTTTCAGAACCTCGGAATCGTGGGATTCAAGCAAGAAATGAGCGATCAACGGGTGACTGTACGTATCGGTTATAAATTCTGA
- a CDS encoding tetratricopeptide repeat protein, with product MSRMKVFVAIAIATAVLFVGGLAWLISKGPSLLASSQAARPATFVGSEVCAGCHKPEFDRWRTSQHQRAMDHATDQSVLGDFNNASFENHGVTSRFFRKDGKFFVETDGPDGQLATFQIKYTFGFDPLQQYLIEFPDGRLQALSVAWDSRPKDHGGQRWFHLYPNENIRHDDSLHWTKLNQNWNFMCAECHSTGVRKNYDAAKDRFATTWSEISVGCEACHGQGSRHVAWANDKSQWWRFGQTGDRDNGLLVRFDERRGVTWQQDPARQRPQRSVTPASLRKEVETCGLCHARRSQLSENWVPGRPLADTHQVTPLLRGLFHPDGQMRDEQETYNYAPFVQSKMFAMGVTCSDCHESHSAALRAPGNNVCGQCHSPEKYDDASHHHHADIRLPVSCASCHMPSHTYMGVDRRHDHSFRIPRPDISVKVGTSNACNDCHRDRPAEWAAAAVEGWFGLQREGFQKYAQAFHAGWTDQTDAANLLAIVASDTTGPDFVRASALGELGAHAPSIDIGLARSALSDRSPLVRVGALDMLEGGRADQLWPLASPLLSDPVRGVRLRAVSLLAAVPAANQPPADRQRFERVAAEFVAAQRLNADRPEARSTLGAFYARRGMFADAEMEYRAALRLNPQFAPAAVDLADLYRQLGRNEEGIEVLRTTIASAAQDAGLHHGLGLALVRAKRRTEALEELARAAELDPSSATYAYTYAVALHSAGRPDEAVRVLEQNLARHPSHSGTLTALIAFHRDSGDVKAALGYARRLAQLQPADRGLAALIDALEKQLGSPDKP from the coding sequence ATGTCGAGAATGAAGGTTTTTGTCGCGATCGCTATCGCGACAGCGGTGCTTTTCGTTGGCGGCCTTGCCTGGTTAATATCGAAAGGGCCCTCGCTTCTTGCGAGCTCACAAGCGGCTCGGCCCGCGACCTTCGTCGGCAGCGAGGTGTGTGCCGGTTGCCATAAGCCCGAGTTCGATCGTTGGAGGACATCCCAGCATCAGCGGGCGATGGATCACGCAACGGATCAATCCGTCCTCGGCGATTTCAACAACGCGAGCTTCGAGAATCACGGAGTGACGTCGCGGTTCTTCCGCAAGGACGGCAAGTTCTTTGTCGAGACAGATGGGCCCGATGGGCAGCTTGCTACGTTCCAAATCAAATACACGTTCGGATTCGATCCGCTGCAGCAATACCTCATCGAGTTCCCAGACGGCCGGTTGCAAGCGCTCTCAGTCGCATGGGACAGCCGCCCAAAAGACCACGGGGGGCAACGCTGGTTTCATCTCTATCCAAACGAGAACATTCGCCACGACGACAGTTTGCACTGGACCAAGCTCAATCAGAATTGGAATTTTATGTGCGCCGAATGCCACTCGACAGGCGTTCGAAAGAACTATGACGCCGCTAAGGATCGATTCGCGACAACCTGGAGCGAAATCAGCGTGGGCTGCGAAGCATGCCACGGCCAGGGATCCCGGCACGTTGCATGGGCTAACGATAAATCACAGTGGTGGCGGTTCGGGCAAACCGGCGATCGTGACAACGGGCTGCTCGTTCGGTTCGACGAACGCCGCGGTGTGACCTGGCAGCAGGACCCGGCGAGGCAAAGGCCTCAGCGCAGTGTCACACCGGCGTCTCTGCGCAAGGAGGTCGAAACTTGCGGCCTTTGTCATGCGAGGCGGAGTCAGTTGTCCGAGAATTGGGTCCCCGGCCGCCCCCTCGCTGACACCCATCAGGTCACGCCACTCCTTCGTGGCCTCTTTCACCCCGACGGCCAGATGCGAGATGAGCAGGAAACCTACAATTACGCCCCCTTCGTCCAAAGCAAGATGTTTGCGATGGGGGTCACTTGCAGCGATTGCCACGAGTCTCACAGTGCCGCTCTGCGTGCACCGGGCAACAATGTCTGCGGACAATGCCATTCGCCAGAGAAATACGACGACGCCAGCCACCATCACCATGCGGACATTCGGTTGCCGGTTTCATGCGCGTCCTGCCACATGCCTTCGCATACCTACATGGGCGTTGATCGGCGACACGATCACAGCTTTCGCATTCCACGGCCGGATATCTCGGTAAAGGTCGGGACATCGAACGCCTGCAATGATTGTCATCGTGACAGGCCGGCCGAGTGGGCGGCTGCAGCGGTCGAGGGCTGGTTCGGGTTGCAGCGCGAAGGATTTCAGAAATACGCGCAAGCATTTCACGCCGGATGGACGGACCAAACAGACGCTGCAAACCTTCTGGCGATCGTTGCGTCTGACACCACCGGCCCGGACTTTGTTCGAGCCAGCGCATTGGGGGAGTTGGGGGCCCATGCCCCCTCCATCGACATAGGTCTTGCGCGGTCCGCTCTCTCTGACCGAAGCCCGCTCGTGCGTGTGGGTGCGCTCGACATGCTTGAAGGAGGTCGGGCCGATCAGCTCTGGCCACTTGCTTCGCCGCTCCTGTCCGACCCGGTTCGTGGCGTACGGTTGAGGGCGGTATCGCTGTTGGCTGCGGTTCCGGCTGCGAACCAACCGCCGGCGGATCGTCAGCGCTTTGAGCGCGTGGCGGCTGAGTTCGTGGCTGCCCAACGTCTCAATGCCGATCGCCCGGAGGCGCGATCCACTCTCGGCGCCTTTTATGCTCGGCGAGGGATGTTTGCCGACGCGGAAATGGAATACCGGGCAGCGCTGCGCTTGAACCCGCAGTTTGCTCCGGCGGCGGTCGATCTTGCCGATCTCTATCGGCAATTGGGGCGCAACGAAGAAGGAATTGAAGTCCTGCGTACGACGATCGCGTCCGCGGCGCAGGATGCAGGGCTACATCATGGGCTCGGACTGGCGCTGGTTCGCGCAAAACGTCGCACTGAGGCGCTCGAGGAACTGGCCCGCGCTGCTGAGCTCGATCCGAGCAGTGCGACATATGCCTATACTTATGCCGTGGCGCTTCATTCGGCCGGTCGTCCGGACGAGGCCGTACGGGTGCTGGAGCAGAACCTTGCACGACATCCCAGCCACAGCGGCACCTTGACGGCACTGATCGCATTCCATCGCGACAGCGGCGATGTCAAAGCCGCTCTAGGCTACGCAAGACGGTTGGCGCAATTGCAGCCCGCAGACCGCGGTCTCGCTGCTTTGATCGATGCTCTTGAGAAGCAGTTGGGATCTCCTGATAAGCCGTGA
- a CDS encoding DUF3300 domain-containing protein, translating into MRVPLIGFIAAGLVCASPGAIFAQTAAPAGTTTPAQPLLKPEQLEQILAPIALYQDDVLSQVLIASTYPLEVVQADRWAREHKTLKGDALKTALAGQNWDQSVKALIAVPSVLAMMSERLDWSQKLGDAVLAQQKDVMDAIQRLRAKAQAAKKLASTKEQTVVVKTEQNKQVIVIQSAVPGTIYVPYYNPAVVYGAWAYPAYPPVYYPPPGYVAGTAFATGLAFATGVAVGSAVWGGGFNWNNNDININVNNSNTINKWEHNSAHRRGVQYNNAELRQRYGKADFSQANQRMDFRGRNGEQVLRPDANRRDLSSGPNGSPQAGRNDRPANLNGPNNRDRAASSNRAGGPNAAPNRTADLGGRDQSNAFSGIGNGDGARLSSERGRESLGGGMAGGGRSFGGERPGRGGGGGGGGGMRRGR; encoded by the coding sequence AGACGGCAGCGCCGGCCGGCACGACAACTCCGGCGCAGCCATTGCTCAAGCCGGAACAGCTGGAGCAGATACTCGCGCCGATCGCGCTCTACCAGGATGATGTCCTTTCGCAGGTTCTCATCGCGTCAACGTATCCACTCGAGGTCGTTCAGGCCGACCGCTGGGCGCGCGAGCACAAGACGCTGAAGGGCGACGCACTCAAAACGGCATTGGCGGGCCAAAACTGGGATCAGAGCGTGAAAGCCCTGATTGCGGTCCCGAGCGTCCTCGCAATGATGAGCGAAAGGCTGGACTGGTCCCAAAAGCTCGGCGATGCGGTTCTGGCGCAGCAAAAGGACGTCATGGATGCCATCCAGCGGCTCCGTGCGAAAGCTCAAGCGGCCAAGAAGCTGGCGTCGACGAAGGAACAGACAGTCGTCGTCAAGACCGAGCAGAACAAGCAGGTCATTGTTATCCAGTCCGCTGTCCCCGGGACGATCTACGTTCCCTATTACAATCCCGCGGTCGTATACGGCGCCTGGGCATACCCGGCGTACCCGCCGGTTTACTACCCGCCGCCGGGCTACGTGGCAGGGACGGCATTCGCAACCGGGTTGGCCTTCGCGACCGGCGTTGCTGTTGGCAGCGCAGTCTGGGGCGGCGGGTTCAACTGGAACAACAACGATATCAATATCAACGTCAACAACAGCAACACGATCAACAAGTGGGAGCACAATTCGGCGCACCGTCGCGGCGTTCAATACAACAATGCCGAATTGCGACAGCGATATGGAAAGGCCGATTTCAGCCAGGCCAACCAGCGGATGGACTTCCGCGGCAGAAATGGCGAGCAGGTGTTGAGACCCGATGCAAATCGGCGAGATCTTTCGAGCGGGCCGAATGGTAGCCCTCAGGCGGGGCGCAACGACAGACCGGCCAACTTGAATGGTCCCAACAATCGCGACCGCGCCGCTTCCAGCAACCGTGCTGGCGGCCCGAACGCCGCACCCAACAGAACGGCGGATTTGGGCGGGCGCGACCAATCCAATGCGTTCTCCGGTATCGGGAACGGCGACGGCGCACGACTGAGCTCTGAGCGTGGCCGCGAAAGCCTTGGTGGCGGCATGGCTGGGGGAGGGCGGTCGTTTGGCGGAGAGCGCCCTGGGCGCGGTGGCGGTGGTGGTGGTGGCGGCGGAATGCGTCGAGGGCGCTAG